A window of the Nocardia sp. NBC_01329 genome harbors these coding sequences:
- the ctaE gene encoding aa3-type cytochrome oxidase subunit III — MTTAVGTSGSAITQRVHSLNRPNMVSVGTIIWLSSELMFFAGLFAMYFVARSQAPEWPMPPTELNMTLAIPVTAVLIASSFTCQMGVFAAERGDVFGLRRWYVVTFLMGTFFVFGQGYEYYHLVAEGTSISGSSYGSVFYITTGFHGLHVIGGLIAFLFLLARTAMSKFTPAQATAAIVVSYYWHFVDIVWVGLFATIYFVR; from the coding sequence GTGACGACCGCAGTAGGGACCTCAGGATCGGCCATAACCCAGCGTGTGCATTCGCTGAACCGGCCCAACATGGTCAGCGTCGGTACCATCATCTGGCTGTCCAGCGAGCTGATGTTCTTCGCCGGCCTGTTCGCGATGTACTTCGTCGCGCGAAGTCAGGCGCCCGAGTGGCCGATGCCGCCGACCGAGCTGAACATGACGCTGGCCATCCCGGTCACCGCGGTACTGATCGCCTCGTCGTTCACCTGCCAGATGGGTGTGTTCGCGGCCGAGCGCGGTGATGTGTTCGGGCTGCGCCGCTGGTACGTCGTCACCTTCCTCATGGGCACGTTCTTCGTGTTCGGGCAGGGTTACGAGTACTACCACCTGGTGGCGGAGGGGACCTCGATCTCCGGCAGCTCCTATGGGTCGGTGTTCTACATCACCACCGGTTTCCACGGTCTGCACGTCATCGGTGGTCTGATCGCCTTCCTGTTCCTGCTCGCGCGGACCGCGATGAGCAAGTTCACCCCTGCCCAGGCGACCGCCGCGATCGTCGTCTCCTACTACTGGCACTTCGTCGACATCGTCTGGGTCGGGCTCTTCGCCACGATCTATTTCGTCCGGTGA
- the trpD gene encoding anthranilate phosphoribosyltransferase translates to MSVRSWPLMLGALADGQDLTADDTAWVIDEIFTDNSTSAQIAAFGVAMKIKGPTPAELAGMARGMLGHARLVKVDGDAVDIVGTGGDRSGSVNISTMSSIVVAAAGVPVVKHGNRAASSKAGGADVLEALGVELALGPASVARCVREMGIGFCFAPLFHSGLRFAGPARKEIGIPTVFNVLGPLTNPAQPRAGLVGCAFEDLLETIAGVFADRGAGALVVRGRDGLDEITTSDVTDVHVVADGVVRKTVIDPTRLGIPRVDLDELRGGDARVNAQVALDVFAGNPGAVRDAVLVNSAAAITAYDLSRGADGAADLDDHLVAGIERAAAAIDSGAAAALLDRWAALTRTLGDD, encoded by the coding sequence ATGAGCGTGCGCAGCTGGCCCCTGATGCTCGGGGCGCTCGCCGACGGACAGGACCTCACCGCGGATGATACGGCCTGGGTGATCGACGAGATCTTCACCGACAACTCCACCTCGGCGCAGATCGCCGCTTTCGGGGTCGCGATGAAGATCAAGGGCCCCACTCCGGCCGAACTGGCGGGGATGGCCCGCGGCATGCTCGGACACGCGCGGCTGGTGAAGGTCGACGGTGACGCGGTGGACATCGTCGGCACCGGCGGCGACCGCTCGGGATCGGTGAACATCTCCACCATGTCCTCGATCGTGGTCGCGGCAGCCGGCGTGCCTGTCGTCAAGCACGGTAACCGGGCTGCTTCCTCCAAGGCCGGCGGGGCGGATGTTCTCGAGGCGCTGGGCGTGGAACTCGCGCTCGGACCCGCATCGGTGGCGCGCTGTGTACGCGAGATGGGTATCGGATTCTGCTTCGCTCCGCTGTTCCATTCCGGCCTGCGTTTCGCCGGGCCGGCCCGTAAGGAGATCGGGATCCCGACGGTTTTCAATGTGCTGGGTCCGCTCACAAATCCGGCCCAGCCGCGGGCGGGCCTGGTGGGGTGCGCGTTCGAGGATCTGCTGGAAACCATCGCCGGAGTGTTCGCCGACCGGGGCGCCGGCGCACTGGTGGTGCGTGGCCGCGACGGCCTGGACGAGATCACCACCTCCGATGTCACCGATGTCCATGTGGTCGCCGACGGCGTGGTCCGCAAAACGGTGATCGATCCGACGCGGCTCGGTATCCCCCGCGTCGATCTGGACGAATTGCGCGGCGGCGATGCCCGGGTGAACGCACAGGTGGCCTTGGACGTATTCGCGGGCAATCCCGGGGCGGTGCGCGACGCTGTATTGGTGAACTCCGCCGCCGCCATCACGGCTTACGATTTGTCCCGTGGCGCGGACGGCGCGGCCGATCTGGACGATCATCTGGTGGCCGGGATCGAACGCGCGGCCGCCGCGATCGACAGCGGTGCGGCCGCCGCCCTGCTGGACCGCTGGGCCGCACTCACCCGGACACTCGGCGACGACTGA
- a CDS encoding Lrp/AsnC family transcriptional regulator: MITAIVLIQADNGRIPETAQGVADTQGVAEVYSCAGDVDLIALVRVRDHEEVAEVVTGRIDKVAGVQRTVTHIAFKSYSRADVEAGFSIGE, encoded by the coding sequence ATGATTACCGCCATCGTTCTGATCCAGGCCGACAACGGGCGCATTCCGGAGACCGCCCAGGGGGTGGCCGATACCCAGGGCGTCGCCGAGGTCTATTCGTGTGCCGGGGACGTCGACCTGATCGCGCTGGTGCGCGTCCGCGACCACGAGGAGGTCGCCGAGGTCGTGACGGGACGAATCGACAAGGTCGCCGGTGTGCAGCGCACAGTCACGCATATCGCGTTCAAATCGTATTCGCGTGCCGACGTGGAGGCCGGGTTCTCCATCGGCGAATGA
- a CDS encoding DEDD exonuclease domain-containing protein — protein sequence MSEPAPLPARQLAFDQLDTPLYDTTFVVVDLETTGTSPAEDAITEIGAVKVRGGRVLGEFATLIDPGRSIPPAVVQITGITTAMVRAAPSIEAVLPGFLEFASGAVLVAHNARFDMGFLKAAATRCDIPWPRAQVVCTVRLARRVLGRDEAPSVRLGVLAQLLGAGTTPTHRALDDARATVDVLHALIGRVGNQGVHSLTELIDYLPEVTAGQRAKRALAVDLPTAPGVYLFRGPSDEVLYIGTAVNLRRRVRSYFTGSETRGRVREMVRLATRVDHVVCAHGLEAGVRELRLLAAHAPPYNRRSKFPKRAWWITLTAEAFPRLTLVREPGGPAVGPFHSRAAAADIAATLSEYCGLRTCTTRLSRTALHSCPPEVVGGCPAAADTPRASAAYAAAPATARALFAGTDDTVVRALLTRVEEYAAGAQYESAARLRDRAAAAVRALRRTQRLAAVARPAELIAAHPDGAGGWEFAVIRHGRLAGAGTAGRGVAPMPVVERIVAAAQTVLPTGPGAGGVSTGELLSAGADLRVPPLLGASPDEVAVIVRWLERPGVRIVRTTDGYAEPARGAGRWIGWAEAADAAAGAARAAESYDEQRG from the coding sequence GTGTCCGAACCCGCTCCGTTGCCCGCCCGGCAACTGGCGTTCGACCAGCTCGACACCCCGCTCTACGACACGACCTTCGTGGTCGTGGATCTGGAAACCACCGGTACCAGTCCGGCGGAGGACGCGATCACCGAAATCGGCGCCGTGAAGGTACGCGGTGGTCGAGTGCTCGGCGAATTCGCGACCCTGATCGACCCGGGCAGGTCGATACCGCCCGCGGTCGTGCAGATCACCGGTATCACCACCGCGATGGTGCGTGCCGCCCCGTCGATCGAGGCCGTCCTTCCCGGATTCCTGGAGTTCGCGTCCGGTGCGGTGCTGGTCGCACACAATGCCCGGTTCGATATGGGTTTCCTGAAGGCCGCCGCGACGCGCTGCGATATACCGTGGCCGCGCGCGCAGGTGGTGTGCACGGTGCGGCTCGCGCGCCGAGTACTCGGCCGGGACGAGGCGCCGTCGGTCCGGCTCGGCGTCCTGGCCCAGCTGCTCGGCGCCGGCACCACCCCCACCCATCGCGCCCTCGACGATGCCCGCGCCACCGTGGATGTCCTGCACGCGCTGATCGGCCGGGTGGGGAACCAGGGGGTGCACAGCCTCACCGAACTGATCGACTATCTGCCCGAGGTCACCGCCGGGCAGCGGGCCAAGCGAGCTCTGGCCGTCGATCTGCCCACCGCACCCGGTGTCTATCTCTTCCGCGGACCGTCGGACGAAGTCCTCTATATAGGGACAGCGGTGAATCTGCGCCGCCGGGTGCGCAGCTACTTCACCGGTTCGGAGACCCGTGGGCGGGTCCGGGAGATGGTGCGGCTGGCCACCCGGGTAGACCATGTGGTGTGTGCGCACGGGCTCGAGGCCGGTGTCCGGGAGCTGCGGCTGCTCGCCGCACACGCCCCGCCCTACAACCGGCGCTCCAAATTCCCGAAGCGGGCCTGGTGGATCACGCTCACCGCCGAAGCTTTTCCCAGGCTGACCCTCGTCCGTGAACCCGGCGGCCCGGCCGTGGGCCCGTTCCACTCCCGGGCCGCGGCCGCCGATATCGCCGCCACTCTGTCCGAGTACTGCGGTCTGCGCACCTGCACCACCCGGCTGTCCCGGACCGCGCTGCACTCCTGCCCGCCCGAAGTCGTGGGCGGTTGCCCGGCCGCCGCCGACACCCCCCGGGCATCGGCGGCCTACGCGGCGGCCCCGGCCACGGCGCGCGCCCTGTTCGCCGGAACCGACGACACCGTGGTCCGGGCTCTGCTGACCAGGGTCGAGGAGTACGCGGCAGGTGCGCAGTACGAATCCGCGGCACGATTACGCGACCGTGCCGCCGCGGCCGTCCGCGCGTTGCGCCGCACCCAGCGGCTGGCCGCCGTCGCCCGCCCGGCCGAACTGATCGCCGCGCACCCCGACGGAGCCGGCGGCTGGGAATTCGCCGTTATCCGCCACGGCCGACTCGCCGGGGCGGGAACAGCCGGACGCGGGGTCGCACCCATGCCGGTGGTCGAGCGGATCGTCGCCGCCGCGCAGACCGTACTGCCCACCGGGCCCGGGGCAGGTGGGGTATCCACCGGCGAATTACTCTCGGCCGGAGCCGATCTCCGGGTGCCGCCCCTGCTGGGCGCCTCCCCGGACGAGGTCGCGGTGATCGTCCGCTGGCTCGAACGCCCCGGCGTCCGGATCGTGCGGACCACCGACGGCTACGCCGAACCCGCCCGCGGCGCGGGTCGCTGGATCGGCTGGGCCGAGGCAGCCGATGCCGCCGCGGGAGCGGCCCGCGCCGCCGAATCCTACGACGAACAACGCGGCTGA
- a CDS encoding C40 family peptidase: MAFNTVKRQARRAAVTGAVGAATLGAILLTAAPAEAQPVTIDGVGTFEVPNEIPIPAGIPGLRAPDSPATPPFVTPTATAGDLALDAALSKVGAPYVYGAAGPNAFDCSGLVQWSYRQAGRELPRTSDAQLASGAPISINDLQPGDVVAFYGGGHSGLYAGDGNVVHASTAGSPVAVAPISSMPFAGARRY, translated from the coding sequence ATGGCGTTCAACACCGTCAAGCGACAGGCACGGCGCGCAGCCGTCACCGGAGCAGTCGGCGCTGCCACCCTGGGCGCAATCCTGCTCACCGCCGCTCCGGCCGAAGCACAGCCGGTCACCATCGACGGCGTGGGCACGTTCGAGGTACCGAACGAGATCCCGATCCCGGCGGGCATCCCCGGCCTCCGGGCGCCCGACTCCCCGGCGACCCCGCCGTTCGTCACCCCCACCGCGACCGCCGGCGATCTGGCGCTCGACGCCGCACTCTCGAAGGTCGGCGCTCCCTACGTCTACGGCGCGGCCGGCCCGAACGCCTTCGACTGCTCCGGCCTCGTGCAGTGGTCCTATAGACAGGCTGGGCGCGAACTACCGCGAACCAGCGACGCGCAACTCGCCTCGGGTGCGCCCATCTCGATCAACGACCTCCAGCCCGGCGACGTGGTGGCGTTCTACGGTGGCGGGCACTCCGGCCTGTACGCGGGCGACGGCAATGTCGTACACGCCTCCACCGCCGGCTCGCCGGTCGCCGTCGCTCCCATTTCCTCCATGCCCTTCGCCGGCGCCCGACGCTACTGA
- a CDS encoding NlpC/P60 family protein, whose product MAAGLLAAALYGGGPAGADPAPAPTSASDAVQQMIDLSRQAEQLNQQALTTQADLDAKLAVQRDADAKVAAAGAAVDAARNEVARYRPMIDRTAIAAYQGARTNRLFSVLVSDSPQQLLDQMSTLDVVATQTSDQLKQYKRATDAATAAQSAARNAADTARAAADQADTVRNDVQRRQTDLQNAVAHVIEVWGSLSTADRTALAGSPFPSGFDRDSLLRDLVPGSGTSALAAGLTRVGDPYVWGATGPDQFDCSGLVQWAFSQVGKEVPRTSSAQAAYGTPVDRDELQPGDVVFFYDDISHVGIYAGNGLMLHASTFGVPVAVAPMDSTPYHSARRY is encoded by the coding sequence CTGGCCGCTGGACTCCTCGCGGCGGCCCTCTACGGAGGCGGCCCGGCGGGCGCCGACCCGGCCCCCGCACCGACCTCCGCGAGCGACGCGGTCCAGCAGATGATCGACCTGTCCCGGCAGGCCGAACAGCTCAATCAGCAAGCACTCACCACCCAGGCCGATCTCGACGCGAAACTGGCCGTCCAGCGCGACGCCGATGCCAAGGTCGCCGCGGCCGGCGCCGCCGTCGACGCCGCCCGCAACGAGGTCGCCCGCTACCGGCCGATGATCGATCGCACCGCCATCGCGGCCTATCAAGGCGCCCGCACCAACCGGCTGTTCTCGGTCCTGGTCAGTGATTCCCCCCAGCAGTTACTGGACCAGATGTCCACCCTGGACGTGGTCGCCACCCAGACCTCCGACCAGCTCAAGCAGTACAAACGAGCCACCGACGCCGCTACCGCCGCACAGTCGGCCGCCCGCAACGCCGCCGATACCGCCCGCGCCGCAGCCGACCAGGCCGATACCGTCCGCAACGATGTGCAGCGCAGACAAACCGATCTGCAGAACGCCGTGGCGCACGTCATCGAGGTCTGGGGCTCCCTGTCGACCGCCGACCGGACCGCCCTGGCCGGGTCCCCCTTCCCCTCCGGGTTCGACCGCGACAGCCTGTTGCGTGATCTGGTACCCGGCAGCGGCACCAGCGCCCTGGCCGCCGGACTCACCCGAGTCGGCGACCCGTACGTCTGGGGTGCCACCGGGCCCGACCAGTTCGACTGCTCCGGCCTGGTGCAATGGGCATTCTCCCAGGTCGGCAAGGAAGTCCCTCGAACCAGTTCGGCCCAGGCCGCCTACGGAACCCCCGTCGACCGCGACGAACTACAACCCGGCGATGTCGTCTTCTTCTACGACGACATCTCCCACGTCGGTATCTACGCCGGTAACGGCCTCATGCTGCACGCGTCGACCTTCGGCGTCCCGGTAGCCGTCGCGCCTATGGATTCCACGCCCTACCACTCCGCCCGGCGCTACTGA
- a CDS encoding glycosyltransferase family 4 protein has product MARTLLVTNDFPPRPGGIQSYLQALAGQLPSDDLVVYAPRWRGDSHTRFDAKQPFQVVRHPTTLMLPTPAVLRRARKVLRTEGCETVWFGAAAPLALLAAPLRKAGAHRILASTHGHEVGWSMLPAARQALRVIGNNTDVVTYVSKYTRRRFAAAFGPDAALEYLPPGVDTETFRPDPAARAELRKRYGLGDRPTVVCLSRLVPRKGQDVLLIAMHRIKERIPGAVLVIAGSGPYEDKLRGLADALGLADDVVFTGRVPAAELAAHHTLADVFAMPARTRGAGLDVEGLGIVYLEASASGVPVVAGTSGGAPETVLDGKTGRVVDGRRADHVADAIADILADRDAAAEMGAAGRAFVERQWRWDTLGARLRQLL; this is encoded by the coding sequence ATGGCTCGAACTCTGCTGGTTACCAATGATTTCCCGCCGCGGCCGGGAGGTATCCAGTCGTATCTGCAGGCGCTGGCCGGACAGTTGCCCTCGGACGATCTGGTCGTCTACGCGCCCCGGTGGCGCGGAGACAGCCACACCCGATTCGACGCGAAGCAGCCCTTCCAGGTGGTCCGCCACCCCACCACGTTGATGCTGCCCACACCCGCAGTCCTGCGGCGCGCCCGGAAAGTGCTGCGCACCGAGGGTTGCGAAACAGTCTGGTTCGGCGCGGCAGCACCGCTGGCCCTGCTGGCCGCGCCGCTGCGGAAGGCCGGCGCCCACCGGATCCTGGCCAGCACCCACGGCCACGAGGTCGGCTGGTCGATGCTGCCGGCGGCGCGGCAGGCGCTGCGGGTCATCGGAAACAACACCGACGTGGTCACCTACGTCAGCAAATACACCCGCCGCCGGTTCGCCGCCGCGTTCGGCCCCGACGCCGCCCTCGAATACCTGCCGCCCGGCGTGGATACCGAAACCTTCCGTCCCGACCCGGCCGCCCGCGCCGAACTGCGCAAACGATACGGACTCGGCGACCGGCCCACTGTTGTCTGCCTGTCCCGGTTGGTCCCGCGCAAAGGTCAGGACGTCCTCCTGATCGCCATGCACCGGATCAAGGAACGGATCCCCGGCGCCGTCCTCGTGATCGCCGGCAGCGGCCCCTACGAAGACAAGCTGCGCGGCCTCGCCGACGCCCTCGGCCTCGCCGACGACGTCGTGTTCACCGGCCGGGTACCCGCAGCCGAACTCGCCGCCCACCACACCCTGGCCGATGTGTTCGCCATGCCCGCCCGCACCCGCGGCGCCGGCCTCGATGTGGAGGGCCTCGGCATCGTCTACCTGGAAGCCTCCGCCTCTGGTGTCCCGGTGGTCGCCGGAACCTCGGGCGGCGCCCCGGAAACGGTGCTGGACGGGAAAACCGGACGAGTGGTGGACGGCCGCCGCGCCGACCACGTCGCCGACGCGATCGCCGATATCCTCGCCGACCGCGACGCGGCCGCCGAAATGGGCGCCGCCGGAAGGGCCTTCGTGGAACGGCAGTGGCGCTGGGACACCCTGGGCGCCCGCCTCCGGCAGCTGCTGTAA
- a CDS encoding polyketide cyclase / dehydrase and lipid transport: protein MSSIQVADQTFLAAPGAAVAAALDGPARWRRWWPDLELDVREDRGDKGIRWSVSGALTGTMEVWLEPSLDGVILHYFLHAEPPQPLPPRKSAAANRARRVAGKVMSFEIKDRLEDDRPAGVAPHDN, encoded by the coding sequence GTGAGCAGTATCCAAGTCGCGGACCAAACCTTCCTCGCCGCTCCCGGCGCCGCGGTCGCGGCCGCGCTGGACGGCCCGGCCCGCTGGCGTCGCTGGTGGCCCGATCTCGAACTGGATGTCCGGGAGGATCGCGGCGACAAGGGGATTCGCTGGTCGGTGTCGGGGGCGCTGACCGGCACCATGGAGGTGTGGCTGGAACCGTCGCTGGACGGTGTGATCCTGCACTACTTCCTGCACGCCGAACCGCCGCAGCCGCTGCCGCCGCGCAAATCGGCCGCCGCGAACCGGGCACGCCGGGTGGCGGGCAAGGTCATGTCGTTCGAGATCAAGGACCGCCTCGAGGACGACCGACCGGCCGGAGTCGCTCCGCACGACAACTGA